One Nocardia farcinica genomic region harbors:
- a CDS encoding RNA polymerase sigma factor SigF, which translates to MAAEAVAEAGSVTGYDDLPDLFDRLAAVEPGTAEHAALRDELISRCVPLADHIARKFSGRGEPFDDLTQVARVGLVHAVDRFDPARGSNFLSFAVPTIMGEVRRYFRDHTWAMRVPRRVKETHLRIGAAIDTLSQSLGRSPTAKEIAAELGVDPDEVTQAVIAGNAYQPSSIDAAALGRESDASLLDTLGEEEAQFERVEEYVAIRPLLAGLPERERRILTMRFFESMTQTQIAKQMGISQMHVSRILAKTLARLRELSARE; encoded by the coding sequence GTGGCGGCCGAGGCGGTCGCCGAAGCCGGGTCGGTGACCGGCTACGACGATCTGCCCGACCTGTTCGATCGGCTGGCGGCGGTCGAACCGGGCACCGCCGAGCACGCCGCCCTGCGCGACGAGCTCATCAGCCGCTGCGTGCCGCTGGCCGACCACATCGCCCGCAAGTTCAGCGGACGCGGCGAGCCGTTCGACGACCTCACCCAGGTGGCCCGGGTGGGACTCGTGCACGCCGTGGACCGGTTCGACCCGGCTCGCGGCTCCAACTTCCTGTCCTTCGCGGTGCCCACGATCATGGGCGAGGTGCGCCGGTACTTCCGCGATCACACCTGGGCGATGCGGGTGCCGCGACGGGTGAAGGAGACCCACCTGCGCATCGGCGCGGCCATCGACACCCTCTCCCAGTCGCTGGGCCGCTCCCCCACCGCCAAGGAGATCGCGGCCGAGCTGGGTGTCGACCCCGACGAAGTGACCCAGGCGGTCATCGCCGGCAACGCCTACCAGCCCAGCTCCATCGACGCCGCCGCGCTGGGCCGCGAGTCCGACGCCTCCCTGCTCGACACCCTCGGCGAGGAGGAGGCGCAGTTCGAGCGCGTCGAGGAGTACGTGGCCATCCGCCCGCTGCTGGCCGGGCTGCCCGAACGCGAACGGCGCATCCTCACCATGCGCTTCTTCGAATCCATGACCCAGACCCAGATCGCCAAGCAGATGGGCATCTCGCAGATGCACGTCTCCCGCATCCTGGCCAAGACCCTCGCCCGGCTGCGCGAACTCTCCGCCCGCGAGTGA
- a CDS encoding ATP-binding protein: MINISAEQGLYSTPVEIRVAASVTQLPIVRGLAETLVLLSDFTLDEVADIRLAVDEVCSTLIAVAAPGSSLDCWFSIGERELLVRVTGLAGTEGLPDQHSFGWHVLRTLTDSVKATQDSYDSALSGYPTTVEFRRVRGKA; this comes from the coding sequence GTGATCAACATTTCGGCGGAACAGGGGCTCTACAGCACCCCGGTGGAGATTCGGGTGGCCGCATCGGTCACACAACTGCCCATCGTGCGCGGGCTCGCCGAAACTCTCGTCCTACTCAGCGATTTCACCCTGGACGAGGTGGCCGACATCCGCCTCGCCGTCGACGAGGTGTGCTCGACCCTGATCGCGGTCGCCGCGCCGGGCAGTAGCCTCGACTGCTGGTTCAGCATCGGCGAGCGGGAGCTGCTGGTGCGCGTCACCGGTCTCGCCGGCACCGAAGGCCTTCCCGACCAGCACAGCTTCGGCTGGCATGTGCTGCGGACCCTCACCGACTCGGTGAAGGCCACCCAGGATTCCTACGACTCGGCACTCTCCGGATATCCGACGACGGTGGAGTTCCGTCGGGTCCGGGGGAAAGCGTAG
- the rpe gene encoding ribulose-phosphate 3-epimerase yields MIAPSILSADFAHLADEARRVEGSDWLHVDVMDAHFVPNLTLGLPVVQSLLKATDIPLDCHLMIEDPGRWAPPYAEAGAHNVTFHAEATDDPVAVARDIRAAGAKAGLSVKPNTPIEPYLEILKHFDTLLVMSVEPGFGGQSFIPHVLDKARTVRRLVDSGELRLLVEIDGGINADTIEQAAEAGIDCFVAGSAVYNTDDPGATVAKLRRQAAAARG; encoded by the coding sequence ATGATCGCCCCGTCCATCCTGTCCGCCGATTTCGCGCACCTCGCGGACGAGGCGCGCCGGGTGGAGGGGTCGGACTGGCTGCACGTCGACGTGATGGACGCGCACTTCGTGCCGAACCTGACTCTGGGGCTGCCGGTGGTGCAGAGCCTGCTGAAGGCCACCGACATCCCGCTGGACTGCCACCTGATGATCGAGGATCCGGGCCGCTGGGCGCCGCCGTACGCGGAGGCGGGTGCGCACAATGTCACCTTCCACGCCGAGGCGACCGACGATCCGGTGGCCGTCGCGCGCGACATCCGCGCCGCGGGCGCGAAGGCCGGTCTCTCGGTGAAGCCGAACACCCCGATCGAGCCCTACCTCGAGATCCTGAAGCACTTCGACACCCTGCTCGTGATGAGCGTGGAGCCGGGCTTCGGCGGTCAGTCGTTCATTCCGCACGTGCTCGACAAGGCGCGCACCGTGCGCCGGCTGGTCGACTCGGGCGAACTGCGCCTGCTGGTGGAGATCGACGGCGGCATCAACGCCGACACCATCGAACAGGCCGCCGAGGCGGGCATCGACTGCTTCGTCGCCGGGTCGGCGGTCTACAACACCGACGACCCCGGCGCGACGGTGGCGAAGCTGCGCAGGCAGGCCGCCGCGGCGCGCGGCTGA
- a CDS encoding riboflavin synthase — MFTGIVEELGEIVAVERLADAARLTIRGKLVTSDAGHGDSIAVNGVCLTVVDVLDGDSFTVDVMQETLDRSSIGGLEAGARVNLERAAALNSRLGGHLVQGHVDGTGTVLARTPSENWEVVRISLPDAIARYVVEKGSITVDGISLTVSGLGRSEQPASDGNRDWFEVSLIPTTLSLTNLGSAAVGTRVNLEVDVIAKYVERLQQRG, encoded by the coding sequence ATGTTCACAGGCATCGTCGAGGAACTGGGCGAGATCGTCGCCGTGGAACGGCTGGCGGACGCCGCCCGGCTGACGATCCGGGGCAAGCTCGTGACTTCCGATGCCGGGCACGGCGATTCGATCGCGGTCAACGGCGTGTGCCTGACCGTCGTGGACGTGCTCGACGGCGACTCCTTCACCGTCGACGTGATGCAGGAGACCCTCGACCGCTCCAGCATCGGCGGCCTCGAAGCAGGCGCCCGGGTGAACCTGGAGCGGGCCGCCGCGCTGAACAGCCGCCTCGGCGGCCACCTGGTGCAGGGGCACGTCGACGGCACCGGCACGGTGCTGGCGCGCACCCCCTCGGAGAACTGGGAGGTCGTGCGGATCTCGCTGCCCGACGCGATCGCCCGCTACGTGGTGGAGAAGGGTTCGATCACCGTCGACGGCATCTCCCTCACCGTCTCCGGGCTCGGCCGCAGTGAGCAGCCCGCCAGCGACGGTAACCGTGACTGGTTCGAGGTCTCGCTGATCCCCACCACCCTCTCGCTGACCAACCTCGGCAGCGCGGCCGTCGGCACCCGGGTGAACCTGGAGGTCGACGTGATCGCCAAGTACGTCGAGCGCCTGCAACAGCGAGGCTGA
- a CDS encoding bifunctional 3,4-dihydroxy-2-butanone-4-phosphate synthase/GTP cyclohydrolase II encodes MTRFDTIERAVADIAAGKAVVVVDDEDRENEGDLIFAAEKATPELVAFMIRYTSGYICVPLTGEDCDRLGLPPMYATNQDKHGTAYTVSVDAREGITTGISAADRATTMRLLADADAKADDLTRPGHVVPLRAKDGGVLRRPGHTEAAVDLARMAGLRPAGVICEIVSQKDEGHMARTEELRVFADDHDLALISIADMIAWRRKHEKQVVRVAEARIPTAHGAFTAVGYQSIYDDVEHVALVRGDIGDGEDVLVRVHSECLTGDVFGSLRCDCGPQLDAALEMVDQEGRGVVLYMRGHEGRGIGLMHKLQAYQLQDSGRDTVDANLDLGLPADARDYGTGAQILVDLGIRSMRLLTNNPAKRVGLDGYGLTITERVPMPLRANAENLRYLRTKRDRMGHDLVGLDDLDLGETAQ; translated from the coding sequence GTGACCAGGTTCGACACCATCGAGCGCGCAGTCGCCGACATCGCCGCCGGTAAGGCGGTCGTCGTCGTCGACGACGAGGACCGCGAGAACGAGGGCGACCTCATCTTCGCGGCGGAGAAGGCCACCCCCGAACTGGTCGCCTTCATGATCCGCTACACCTCCGGCTACATCTGTGTGCCGCTCACCGGTGAGGACTGCGATCGGCTCGGCCTGCCGCCGATGTATGCGACCAACCAGGACAAGCACGGCACCGCCTACACGGTCTCGGTCGACGCGCGCGAGGGCATCACCACCGGCATCTCGGCGGCCGACCGGGCCACCACCATGCGGCTGCTCGCCGACGCCGACGCGAAGGCCGACGACCTGACCCGCCCCGGCCACGTCGTGCCGTTGCGCGCCAAGGACGGCGGCGTGCTGCGCCGCCCCGGCCACACCGAGGCGGCCGTCGACCTGGCGCGGATGGCCGGGTTGCGACCGGCCGGCGTGATCTGCGAGATCGTCAGCCAGAAGGACGAGGGCCACATGGCCCGCACCGAGGAACTGCGCGTGTTCGCCGACGACCACGATCTGGCGCTGATCTCGATCGCGGACATGATCGCCTGGCGGCGCAAGCACGAGAAGCAGGTGGTGCGGGTCGCCGAGGCGCGCATCCCCACCGCGCACGGCGCGTTCACCGCGGTCGGCTACCAGAGCATCTACGACGATGTCGAACACGTCGCCCTGGTGCGCGGCGACATCGGCGACGGCGAGGACGTGCTGGTGCGCGTGCACTCCGAATGCCTCACCGGTGACGTGTTCGGTTCGCTGCGCTGCGACTGCGGGCCGCAACTGGACGCGGCCCTGGAGATGGTGGACCAGGAAGGCCGGGGCGTCGTGCTGTACATGCGCGGGCACGAGGGCCGCGGCATCGGCCTGATGCACAAGCTGCAGGCCTACCAGTTGCAGGACTCCGGCCGCGACACCGTCGACGCCAACCTGGATCTCGGTCTGCCCGCCGATGCCCGCGACTACGGCACCGGCGCCCAGATCCTGGTGGACCTGGGCATCCGGTCGATGCGCCTGCTGACCAACAACCCCGCCAAGCGGGTCGGCCTGGACGGCTACGGCCTCACCATCACCGAACGGGTGCCGATGCCCCTGCGCGCCAACGCCGAGAATCTGCGCTACCTGCGCACCAAGCGCGACCGCATGGGCCATGACCTGGTCGGGCTCGACGATCTGGATCTGGGAGAGACCGCACAGTGA
- the ribH gene encoding 6,7-dimethyl-8-ribityllumazine synthase, giving the protein MSGTGVPTFELADAKDLRLGIVASRWHTTICDTLVANAERVAKQAGVEHVTVVRCAGAMELPVVAQELARTHDAVVALGVVIRGGTPHFEYVCDAVTAGLTRVSLDAATPVANGVLTTNTEEQALDRAGLPGSAEDKGEQACAAALDAALTLRALRGQG; this is encoded by the coding sequence ATGAGCGGCACCGGTGTTCCCACCTTCGAGCTGGCCGACGCCAAGGACCTGCGCCTGGGCATCGTCGCGTCGCGCTGGCACACCACCATCTGCGACACCCTGGTCGCCAACGCCGAGCGCGTGGCGAAGCAGGCCGGCGTCGAGCACGTGACGGTGGTGCGCTGCGCGGGCGCGATGGAACTGCCGGTGGTGGCCCAGGAACTGGCCCGCACGCACGACGCGGTGGTCGCGCTCGGCGTGGTGATCCGCGGCGGCACCCCGCACTTCGAGTACGTGTGCGACGCGGTGACCGCCGGCCTGACCCGGGTGTCGCTGGACGCGGCCACCCCGGTCGCCAACGGTGTGCTCACCACCAACACCGAGGAGCAGGCGCTGGACCGGGCGGGGCTGCCCGGTTCGGCCGAGGACAAGGGTGAGCAGGCGTGCGCGGCGGCGCTGGACGCCGCGCTGACCCTGCGGGCGCTGCGCGGCCAGGGCTGA
- a CDS encoding PH domain-containing protein yields the protein MPVVRLWRRTDPAASAAAGQRWEFEVRPRRAVRTAWIVAVLILAVFTVGGVFLRNGSTGVHFRLADQIAMIVVGALVAGGVLLLTRPRVRAGAEGVAVRNVLGENLFGWEHIRGVSFPDRKSWARLELVDDDYVPLLAIRSNDKEHAARAMERLRELGGRYAPETPHPPR from the coding sequence ATGCCGGTGGTTCGACTGTGGCGCCGCACCGATCCGGCCGCGTCCGCCGCCGCGGGGCAGCGGTGGGAGTTCGAGGTGCGGCCGCGACGCGCGGTGCGCACCGCGTGGATCGTGGCGGTGCTGATCCTGGCCGTCTTCACCGTCGGCGGCGTGTTCCTGCGCAACGGCTCGACGGGTGTGCACTTCCGGCTCGCCGATCAGATCGCCATGATCGTGGTGGGCGCGCTGGTCGCCGGTGGTGTGCTGCTGCTGACCCGCCCGCGGGTGCGGGCGGGTGCCGAGGGCGTCGCGGTGCGCAACGTGCTGGGGGAGAACCTGTTCGGCTGGGAGCACATTCGCGGCGTGAGCTTCCCGGACCGCAAGTCGTGGGCGCGGCTGGAACTCGTCGACGACGACTACGTGCCCCTGCTGGCGATCCGCAGCAACGACAAGGAGCACGCCGCGCGGGCGATGGAGCGGCTGCGGGAGCTGGGCGGCAGGTACGCCCCCGAGACGCCGCACCCGCCGCGCTGA
- the ggt gene encoding gamma-glutamyltransferase, protein MVRTRRIRCGAAALLTLGMLTGCSAGDEPVAQPCTSTENGSAITAEPSAAATATTQNLALNPEIASGYRTGMTPVETGSYAVSTANPIATEAACAVLRDGGTAADALVTAQLVLGLVEPQASGIGGGAFLLYYDAASGGIEAYDGRETAPAAATENYLRWISDTDRTEPRPDTRASGRSIGVPGVLRMLELAHREHGKTGWRELFDPAIALADQGFAISPRLAAQIAESAPELARDEAARAYFLQPDGTGKPAGTTLTNPALAKTLSTIATDGADAFYTGVLAENIVAAVASDAGGRTPGLLSTADLAGYQVKKRTALCSAYRAHEVCGMPAPSSGGSTVAATLGILENFDLAALGPQEVDRDGGTPRAEAVHLIAEAERLAYADRNKYVADPDFVPLPGNSAQSLIDRNYLKQRAGLIDPQRSMGTAQPGDLGPVPVGVGPQPPEHGTSHISVVDRYGNAAAMTTTVESAFGSFHMVDGFVLNNQLTDFAADPVAPDGAPVANRLEPGKRPRSSMAPTLVFDRAPDGGRGQLTHVTGSPGGAVIIQFVVKTLIGMLDWGLDPQQAVSAVSFGAGNSPTTGVGGEHPAIDATDNGDHDPLVRRLRELGHDVSVAPQTSGLSALRRAEPGWIGGADPRREGAVLGDTR, encoded by the coding sequence ATGGTGCGTACGCGACGAATCCGGTGCGGTGCTGCCGCGCTGCTCACGCTCGGGATGCTCACCGGCTGTTCCGCCGGCGACGAACCGGTCGCGCAACCCTGCACCAGCACCGAGAACGGCTCCGCGATCACCGCCGAGCCCTCGGCCGCCGCGACGGCGACCACGCAGAATCTCGCGCTCAATCCCGAGATCGCCTCCGGCTACCGCACCGGGATGACCCCGGTCGAAACCGGCTCCTACGCGGTGTCCACCGCGAATCCGATCGCCACCGAGGCGGCGTGCGCCGTGTTGCGCGACGGCGGCACCGCGGCCGACGCGCTGGTCACCGCCCAGTTGGTCCTCGGCCTGGTCGAGCCGCAGGCCTCGGGCATCGGCGGCGGGGCCTTCCTGCTCTACTACGACGCCGCCTCCGGCGGGATCGAGGCCTACGACGGGCGGGAGACCGCGCCCGCCGCGGCCACCGAGAACTATCTGCGCTGGATCAGCGACACCGACCGCACCGAGCCGCGCCCCGACACCCGCGCCAGCGGACGCTCCATCGGTGTGCCGGGCGTGCTGCGGATGCTCGAGCTGGCTCACCGCGAACACGGCAAGACCGGCTGGCGGGAACTGTTCGACCCGGCGATCGCGCTGGCGGACCAGGGTTTCGCGATCAGTCCGCGGCTGGCCGCCCAGATCGCCGAATCGGCACCGGAGCTGGCCCGCGACGAGGCCGCCCGCGCCTACTTCCTGCAACCGGACGGCACCGGGAAGCCGGCGGGCACCACCCTCACCAATCCCGCCCTGGCCAAGACGCTCTCGACCATCGCCACCGACGGCGCGGACGCCTTCTACACCGGTGTGCTCGCCGAGAACATCGTCGCGGCGGTGGCCTCCGATGCCGGTGGACGCACGCCCGGGCTGCTGAGCACCGCCGATCTGGCCGGGTATCAGGTGAAGAAGCGCACCGCGCTGTGCTCCGCCTACCGGGCGCACGAGGTCTGCGGCATGCCGGCACCGTCCTCCGGCGGCAGCACGGTCGCGGCGACGCTGGGCATCCTGGAGAACTTCGACCTGGCCGCGCTGGGCCCGCAGGAGGTCGACCGCGACGGCGGCACACCGCGGGCCGAGGCGGTGCACCTGATCGCCGAGGCCGAACGTCTGGCCTACGCCGACCGCAACAAGTACGTCGCCGACCCGGACTTCGTACCGCTGCCGGGCAATTCCGCGCAATCGCTGATCGACCGGAACTATCTGAAGCAGCGCGCCGGACTCATCGATCCGCAGCGCAGCATGGGCACCGCCCAGCCCGGCGACCTCGGCCCGGTCCCGGTCGGCGTCGGCCCGCAGCCACCCGAGCACGGCACCAGCCACATCAGCGTGGTCGACCGCTACGGCAACGCCGCCGCCATGACCACCACCGTGGAATCGGCCTTCGGATCCTTCCACATGGTGGACGGTTTCGTGCTGAACAACCAGCTCACCGACTTCGCCGCCGACCCGGTGGCCCCGGACGGCGCACCGGTGGCCAACCGCCTGGAGCCGGGCAAGCGGCCGCGCAGCTCGATGGCGCCCACCCTGGTGTTCGACCGCGCCCCGGACGGCGGGCGCGGGCAACTCACCCACGTCACCGGGTCACCCGGCGGCGCGGTGATCATCCAGTTCGTGGTGAAAACCCTGATCGGGATGCTGGATTGGGGCCTCGACCCGCAGCAGGCGGTGTCCGCGGTGTCCTTCGGTGCGGGCAACAGTCCCACGACCGGCGTCGGCGGTGAACACCCGGCGATCGACGCCACCGACAACGGCGATCACGACCCGCTGGTGCGCCGCCTGCGCGAACTCGGCCACGACGTCTCGGTCGCCCCGCAGACCAGTGGTCTCAGCGCGCTGCGCCGTGCCGAGCCCGGCTGGATCGGCGGCGCCGACCCGCGCCGCGAGGGCGCGGTACTCGGCGACACCCGCTGA
- a CDS encoding bifunctional o-acetylhomoserine/o-acetylserine sulfhydrylase, whose amino-acid sequence MTNDPAEQAREWSFETKQIHVGQVPDTTTNARALPIYQTTSYTFRDTAHAAALFGLAEPGNIYTRIMNPTQDAVEQRIAALEGGVAALLLASGQAAETFAILNIAGAGDHIVSSPRLYGGTYNLFHYTLPKLGIEVSFVEDPDDLEQWRAAIRPNTKAFYGETISNPQNHIFDIPGIAEVAHGEGIPLIVDNTVATPYLIRPLEHGADIVVHSATKYLGGHGAAIAGAIVDGGTFDWTRGRFPGFTEPDPSYHGVKYADLGAPAYALKARVQLLRDLGSAVSPFNAFLISQGLETLSLRIERHVQNAQAVAEFLAGRSEVTQVFYAGLPSSPWYERGRSLAPKGTGAVIGFELAGGVDAGKRFVEALTLHSHVANIGDVRSLVIHPASTTHSQLTPEEQLNAGVTPGLVRLAVGIEHIDDILADLEAGFAAANG is encoded by the coding sequence ATGACAAACGATCCGGCCGAGCAGGCGCGCGAGTGGAGCTTCGAGACCAAGCAGATCCACGTGGGTCAGGTGCCCGACACCACGACCAACGCCCGCGCACTGCCCATCTACCAGACCACCTCCTACACCTTCCGCGACACCGCGCACGCGGCGGCGCTGTTCGGGCTGGCCGAGCCGGGCAACATCTACACCCGCATCATGAACCCGACCCAGGACGCCGTCGAGCAGCGCATCGCGGCACTGGAGGGCGGCGTCGCCGCGCTGTTGCTGGCCTCGGGCCAGGCCGCGGAGACCTTCGCGATCCTCAACATCGCCGGCGCGGGTGACCACATCGTCTCGAGCCCGCGGCTCTACGGCGGCACCTACAACCTCTTCCACTACACGCTGCCGAAGCTGGGCATCGAAGTCTCCTTCGTGGAGGATCCCGACGACCTCGAGCAGTGGCGTGCCGCGATCCGGCCGAACACCAAGGCGTTCTACGGCGAGACCATCTCCAACCCGCAGAACCACATCTTCGACATCCCCGGCATCGCCGAGGTCGCGCACGGCGAGGGCATCCCGCTGATCGTCGACAACACCGTCGCCACCCCGTACCTGATCCGCCCGCTCGAGCACGGCGCCGACATCGTGGTGCACTCGGCCACCAAGTACCTCGGCGGGCACGGCGCGGCCATCGCGGGCGCGATCGTCGACGGCGGCACCTTCGACTGGACCCGGGGCCGCTTCCCCGGCTTCACCGAGCCGGACCCCAGCTACCACGGCGTGAAGTACGCCGACCTGGGCGCACCCGCCTACGCCCTCAAGGCGCGCGTGCAGCTGCTGCGCGACCTGGGTTCGGCGGTCTCGCCGTTCAACGCCTTCCTCATCAGCCAGGGCCTCGAGACGCTGAGCCTGCGGATCGAGCGGCACGTGCAGAACGCGCAGGCCGTGGCCGAGTTCCTGGCCGGCCGCTCGGAGGTCACCCAGGTGTTCTACGCGGGCCTGCCGTCCTCGCCGTGGTACGAGCGCGGCCGCAGCCTCGCGCCGAAGGGCACCGGCGCGGTGATCGGGTTCGAGCTGGCCGGCGGCGTCGACGCGGGCAAGCGGTTCGTGGAGGCGCTGACCCTGCACAGCCACGTCGCCAACATCGGTGACGTGCGCTCGCTGGTGATCCACCCGGCCTCGACCACGCACTCCCAGCTCACCCCGGAGGAGCAGCTGAACGCGGGTGTCACGCCGGGCCTGGTGCGCCTGGCCGTGGGCATCGAGCACATCGACGACATCCTCGCCGACCTCGAGGCCGGTTTCGCCGCCGCCAACGGCTGA
- a CDS encoding HAD family hydrolase, whose protein sequence is MAIEAVLFDFSGTLFRLEEDPSWTDELVDADGRAFDVHEKAEILRRMTAPVQQLVEFDEAGQYAWDNRDLDPALHRRAYLEVLRKSGVPTEEQAARLYGRLIDPLAWTPYPDTGTVLEFLAGHGVRTAVVSNIAFDVRPAFATRGWDALLDAVTLSFEVGAIKPDPRIFRAALDKLGVAPEAALMVGDSAVADGGASALGCRFALVDPLPTAERPDALVDALRAHGLAVPR, encoded by the coding sequence GTGGCGATCGAGGCGGTGTTGTTCGACTTCTCCGGCACGCTCTTCCGATTGGAGGAGGATCCCTCCTGGACCGACGAACTCGTCGACGCGGACGGCCGCGCGTTCGACGTGCACGAGAAGGCCGAGATCCTGCGCCGGATGACAGCGCCCGTGCAGCAACTCGTCGAGTTCGACGAGGCCGGTCAGTACGCCTGGGACAACCGGGATCTCGATCCGGCCCTGCACCGGCGCGCGTATCTGGAGGTGCTGCGGAAATCCGGGGTGCCCACCGAGGAGCAGGCGGCGCGGTTGTACGGGCGGCTGATCGACCCGCTGGCCTGGACCCCCTATCCCGACACCGGGACCGTGCTGGAATTCCTTGCCGGGCACGGCGTCCGGACGGCCGTGGTCAGCAACATCGCCTTCGATGTGCGCCCGGCCTTCGCGACCCGCGGCTGGGATGCCCTCCTGGACGCGGTGACGCTGTCGTTCGAGGTCGGCGCGATCAAGCCGGACCCGCGCATCTTCCGCGCCGCGCTGGACAAGCTCGGGGTGGCGCCGGAGGCGGCGCTCATGGTGGGCGACAGCGCGGTGGCCGACGGCGGCGCGAGCGCACTGGGCTGCCGGTTCGCGCTGGTGGACCCGCTGCCCACCGCCGAGCGTCCCGACGCCCTGGTCGACGCGTTGCGTGCGCACGGGCTGGCCGTCCCGCGCTGA